The following are encoded in a window of Phaseolus vulgaris cultivar G19833 chromosome 3, P. vulgaris v2.0, whole genome shotgun sequence genomic DNA:
- the LOC137808161 gene encoding type I inositol polyphosphate 5-phosphatase 2-like isoform X1, whose protein sequence is MKTRRGRRSEQAFWPSLVMKKWLNIKPKVYDFSEDEVDTETESEDDVCSLKDSRMGVREDNPLRTSSIFPSQTSDASCKGYKVRHRRGKSETLRVQYINTKEVRVTIGTWNVAGRIPCKDLEIEDWLCTDEPADIYIIGFQEVVPLNAGNVLGAEDNTPIRNWEAIIRRTLNKSSEPESKPKSYSAPSSPVLRASANVLADSIDVNPLDTMNEEYLGSFNNVELEQEEVKSLIGRGRTLQLRNINDIDPQTILDWPERPLDAIPHTDSSSKLRRVFSSDRIGFNLTDNKGSKYGSVMKRTHHSSGNLGLLWKEQQVMPEEVIDTLDELSGMLSDEEDDDFLELPNDNDDDGIGAVKSHRKYVRIVSKQMVGIYVSIWVQRRLRRHINNLKVSPVGVGLMGYMGNKGSVSVSMSLFQSRLCFVCSHLTSGQKDGAEIRRNSDVHEILRRTCFSSVFDTDQPQTIPSHDQIFWFGDLNYRINMMDEEVRKLVALKKWNELMNYDQLTNELRSGHVFDGWKEGLINFPPTYKYEFNSDIYIGENPKEGEKKRSPAWCDRILWFGKGIKQLQYNRAENKLSDHRAVSSIFCIDVEVFDNRKLQRVLNFTKAAVHPEVFLREDGEWSY, encoded by the exons ATGAAAACAAGGAGAGGAAGACGCTCAGAG CAGGCCTTTTGGCCCTCCCTTGTGATGAAGAAATGGTTAAACATAAAGCCAAAGGTGTATGATTTTAGTGAGGATGAAGTGGACACTGAAACTGAGAGTGAAGATGATG TTTGCTCTCTTAAAGACTCAAGAATGGGTGTGCGTGAAGATAATCCACTTAGAACATCATCCATATTCCCAAGTCAAACATCAG ATGCATCTTGTAAGGGCTATAAGGTCAGGCATAGAAGAGGGAAATCAGAAACTCTGCGTGTTCAATACATAAATACAAAGGAAGTGAG GGTAACAATTGGCACCTGGAATGTTGCTGGAAGAATTCCATGTAAGGATCTTGAAATTGAGGACTGGCTTTGCACCGATGAGCCAGCAGATATTTACATTATTGG TTTCCAAGAGGTAGTCCCCTTGAATGCTGGAAATGTTCTTGGGGCAGAGGATAATACACCCATCCGAAATTGGGAAGCAATCATTAGAAGAACTCTAAACAAATCTTCTGAACCTGAAAGCAAGCCGAAAAGCTACAGTGCCCCTTCTTCTCCTGTCCTGAGAGCTTCTGCAAATGTTCTAGCAGACAGTATAGATGTTAATCCACTAGACACAATGAATGAGGAGTACTTGGGAAGTTTTAACAATGTTGAGCTAGAACAAGAGGAAGTCAAAAGCTTAATTGGTAGAGGAAGGACTTTGCAGTTGAGGAATATAAATGACATTGATCCTCAGACCATACTTGATTGGCCTGAACGTCCTTTAGATGCAATCCCACATACTGATTCCAGTTCAAAATTGCGCAGAGTATTTAGCTCAGACAGAATTGGCTTTAACCTAACAGACAACAAGGGTTCAAAATATGGGAGTGTAATGAAACGGACACACCATAGTTCGGGAAATTTGGGCTTGTTATGGAAAGAACAGCAAGTGATGCCTGAGGAAGTAATTGATACCCTTGATGAGTTATCTGGCATGTTATCTGATGAGGAAGATGATGATTTTCTTGAATTGCCAAATGACAACGATGATGATGGAATAGGGGCCGTGAAATCACATCGTAAGTATGTCCGGATCGTCAGCAAGCAGATGGTAGGAATATACGTGTCTATTTGGGTGCAAAGGAGGTTGAGAAGGCACATTAACAACTTGAAAGTTTCTCCAGTTGGAGTTGGTCTCATGGGCTACATGGGAAACAAG GGGTCTGTTTCAGTTAGTATGTCTCTCTTTCAGTCACGTTTGTGCTTTGTTTGTTCGCATTTGACTTCTGGTCAGAAGGATGGTGCAGAAATAAGACGAAACTCGGATGTTCATGAAATTCTTCGCCGCACTTGCTTCTCATCTGTCTTTGATACAGATCAGCCACAAACAATCCCATCTCACGA TCAAATTTTCTGGTTTGGGGATTTAAACTATCGTATCAATATGATGGATGAGGAGGTTCGAAAGCTGGTAGCTCTAAAGAAATGGAATGAACTAATGAATTACGATCAG TTAACTAATGAATTACGTAGTGGGCACGTGTTTGATGGATGGAAAGAGGGATTAATAAACTTCCCACCCACTTACAAGTATGAATTTAATTCTGACATATATATTGGTGAGAATCCAAAAGAAGGGGAAAAGAAGAGATCTCCAGCCTG GTGTGATCGTATATTGTGGTTTGGGAAAGGAATAAAACAACTTCAATACAACAGAGCAGAAAACAAGCTCTCAGATCATCGAGCAGTTAGCTCAATATTCTGCATTgatgttgaagtatttgacaaCCGCAAATTACAACGAGtcctgaattttacaaaggcgGCAGTACACCCAGAGGTTTTCCTTAGAGAAGATGGAGAGTGGTCATACTAG
- the LOC137808161 gene encoding type I inositol polyphosphate 5-phosphatase 2-like isoform X2 codes for MKTRRGRRSEAFWPSLVMKKWLNIKPKVYDFSEDEVDTETESEDDVCSLKDSRMGVREDNPLRTSSIFPSQTSDASCKGYKVRHRRGKSETLRVQYINTKEVRVTIGTWNVAGRIPCKDLEIEDWLCTDEPADIYIIGFQEVVPLNAGNVLGAEDNTPIRNWEAIIRRTLNKSSEPESKPKSYSAPSSPVLRASANVLADSIDVNPLDTMNEEYLGSFNNVELEQEEVKSLIGRGRTLQLRNINDIDPQTILDWPERPLDAIPHTDSSSKLRRVFSSDRIGFNLTDNKGSKYGSVMKRTHHSSGNLGLLWKEQQVMPEEVIDTLDELSGMLSDEEDDDFLELPNDNDDDGIGAVKSHRKYVRIVSKQMVGIYVSIWVQRRLRRHINNLKVSPVGVGLMGYMGNKGSVSVSMSLFQSRLCFVCSHLTSGQKDGAEIRRNSDVHEILRRTCFSSVFDTDQPQTIPSHDQIFWFGDLNYRINMMDEEVRKLVALKKWNELMNYDQLTNELRSGHVFDGWKEGLINFPPTYKYEFNSDIYIGENPKEGEKKRSPAWCDRILWFGKGIKQLQYNRAENKLSDHRAVSSIFCIDVEVFDNRKLQRVLNFTKAAVHPEVFLREDGEWSY; via the exons ATGAAAACAAGGAGAGGAAGACGCTCAGAG GCCTTTTGGCCCTCCCTTGTGATGAAGAAATGGTTAAACATAAAGCCAAAGGTGTATGATTTTAGTGAGGATGAAGTGGACACTGAAACTGAGAGTGAAGATGATG TTTGCTCTCTTAAAGACTCAAGAATGGGTGTGCGTGAAGATAATCCACTTAGAACATCATCCATATTCCCAAGTCAAACATCAG ATGCATCTTGTAAGGGCTATAAGGTCAGGCATAGAAGAGGGAAATCAGAAACTCTGCGTGTTCAATACATAAATACAAAGGAAGTGAG GGTAACAATTGGCACCTGGAATGTTGCTGGAAGAATTCCATGTAAGGATCTTGAAATTGAGGACTGGCTTTGCACCGATGAGCCAGCAGATATTTACATTATTGG TTTCCAAGAGGTAGTCCCCTTGAATGCTGGAAATGTTCTTGGGGCAGAGGATAATACACCCATCCGAAATTGGGAAGCAATCATTAGAAGAACTCTAAACAAATCTTCTGAACCTGAAAGCAAGCCGAAAAGCTACAGTGCCCCTTCTTCTCCTGTCCTGAGAGCTTCTGCAAATGTTCTAGCAGACAGTATAGATGTTAATCCACTAGACACAATGAATGAGGAGTACTTGGGAAGTTTTAACAATGTTGAGCTAGAACAAGAGGAAGTCAAAAGCTTAATTGGTAGAGGAAGGACTTTGCAGTTGAGGAATATAAATGACATTGATCCTCAGACCATACTTGATTGGCCTGAACGTCCTTTAGATGCAATCCCACATACTGATTCCAGTTCAAAATTGCGCAGAGTATTTAGCTCAGACAGAATTGGCTTTAACCTAACAGACAACAAGGGTTCAAAATATGGGAGTGTAATGAAACGGACACACCATAGTTCGGGAAATTTGGGCTTGTTATGGAAAGAACAGCAAGTGATGCCTGAGGAAGTAATTGATACCCTTGATGAGTTATCTGGCATGTTATCTGATGAGGAAGATGATGATTTTCTTGAATTGCCAAATGACAACGATGATGATGGAATAGGGGCCGTGAAATCACATCGTAAGTATGTCCGGATCGTCAGCAAGCAGATGGTAGGAATATACGTGTCTATTTGGGTGCAAAGGAGGTTGAGAAGGCACATTAACAACTTGAAAGTTTCTCCAGTTGGAGTTGGTCTCATGGGCTACATGGGAAACAAG GGGTCTGTTTCAGTTAGTATGTCTCTCTTTCAGTCACGTTTGTGCTTTGTTTGTTCGCATTTGACTTCTGGTCAGAAGGATGGTGCAGAAATAAGACGAAACTCGGATGTTCATGAAATTCTTCGCCGCACTTGCTTCTCATCTGTCTTTGATACAGATCAGCCACAAACAATCCCATCTCACGA TCAAATTTTCTGGTTTGGGGATTTAAACTATCGTATCAATATGATGGATGAGGAGGTTCGAAAGCTGGTAGCTCTAAAGAAATGGAATGAACTAATGAATTACGATCAG TTAACTAATGAATTACGTAGTGGGCACGTGTTTGATGGATGGAAAGAGGGATTAATAAACTTCCCACCCACTTACAAGTATGAATTTAATTCTGACATATATATTGGTGAGAATCCAAAAGAAGGGGAAAAGAAGAGATCTCCAGCCTG GTGTGATCGTATATTGTGGTTTGGGAAAGGAATAAAACAACTTCAATACAACAGAGCAGAAAACAAGCTCTCAGATCATCGAGCAGTTAGCTCAATATTCTGCATTgatgttgaagtatttgacaaCCGCAAATTACAACGAGtcctgaattttacaaaggcgGCAGTACACCCAGAGGTTTTCCTTAGAGAAGATGGAGAGTGGTCATACTAG